From a region of the Carettochelys insculpta isolate YL-2023 chromosome 29, ASM3395843v1, whole genome shotgun sequence genome:
- the RARG gene encoding retinoic acid receptor gamma isoform X1, with protein MAANKERVCPGGTPLGHMNGFPPTVYPFAFSNSIRGSPPFEVLTSAGYFRGFPTDLPKEMASLSVETQSTSSEEMVPSSPSPPPPPRVYKPCFVCNDKSSGYHYGVSSCEGCKGFFRRSIQKNMVYTCHRDKNCQINKVTRNRCQYCRLQKCFEVGMSKEAVRNDRNKKKKDVKEEVVVDSYEMTPELEELIQKVSKAHQETFPSLCQLGKYTTNSSADHRVQLDLGLWDKFSELATKCIIKIVEFAKRLPGFTTLTIADQITLLKAACLDILMLRICTRYTPEQDTMTFSDGLTLNRTQMHNAGFGPLTDLVFAFAGQLLPLEMDDTETGLLSAICLICGDRMDLEEPEKVDKLQEPLLEALKIYARRRRPNKPYMFPRMLMKITDLRGISTKGAERAITLKMEIPGPMPPLIREMLENPEMFEDDSSQPPPSAEPPSSEESPAESKSPEETP; from the exons ATGGCGGCGAACAAGGAGAGAGTCTGCCCCGGGGGAACCCCGCTGGGCCACATGAACGGTTTCCCCCCCACCGTCTACCCCTTTGCCTTCTCCAACAGCATCCGGGGCTCACCGCCCTTCGAGGTGCTCACCAGCGCGGGCTACTTCCGGGGCTTCCCTACTGACCTGCCCAAGGAGATGGCCTCTCTGT CCGTGGAGACCCAGAGCACGAGTTCAGAGGAGATGGTGCCCAGCTCGCCctcgccgcccccgcccccccgcgtcTACAAGCCCTGCTTCGTCTGCAACGATAAGTCCTCCGGCTACCACTACGGCGTCAGCTCCTGTGAGGGCTGCAAG GGATTCTTTCGCCGAAGCATCCAGAAAAACATGGTGTACACCTGCCACCGGGACAAGAACTGCCAGATCAACAAGGTGACCCGCAACCGCTGCCAGTATTGTCGGCTCCAGAAGTGTTTCGAGGTCGGCATGTCCAAAGAAG CCGTGCGGAACGACCGGAACAAGAAGAAGAAGGACGTGAAGGAGGAGGTCGTGGTGGACAGCTACGAAATGACGCCCGAGCTGGAGGAGCTGATCCAGAAAGTCAGCAAGGCCCACCAGGAGACCTTCCCCTCGCTGTGCCAGCTGGGCAAATACACCACG AACTCCAGCGCCGATCACCGGGTGCAGCTGGACCTGGGGCTGTGGGACAAGTTCAGTGAACTGGCCACCAAGTGCATCATCAAGATCGTGGAGTTTGCCAAGCGCCTTccaggcttcaccaccctcaccaTCGCCGACCAGATCACGCTGCTCAAGGCCGCCTGCCTGGACATCCTA ATGCTGCGGATCTGCACGCGTTACACGCCAGAGCAGGACACCATGACCTTCTCGGACGGGCTGACCCTGAACCGCACCCAGATGCACAATGCCGGCTTCGGGCCCCTCACCGACCTGGTGTTCGCCTTCGccgggcagctgctgcccctggagATGGACGACACGGAGACCGGCTTGCTCAGCGCCATCTGCCTCATCTGCGGAG ATCGGATGGACCTGGAGGAGCCGGAGAAGGTGGACAAGTTGCAGGAGCCTTTGCTGGAAGCTCTGAAAATCtacgcccgccgccgccgccccaaCAAGCCTTACATGTTcccccgcatgctgatgaaaatcaccGACCTGCGGGGCATCAGCACCAAAG GCGCGGAGCGAGCCATCACCCTGAAGATGGAGATCCCTGGCCCCATGCCCCCCCTCATCCGGGAGATGCTGGAAAACCCCGAAATGTTCGAGGACGACTCGTCGCAGCCGCCCCCATCAGCAGAGCCCCCCAGCTCGGAGGAGAGCCCGGCTGAGAGCAAGAGCCCCGAGGAGACCCCCTAG
- the RARG gene encoding retinoic acid receptor gamma isoform X2 produces MYDCVEAFAVAPRQLFDVTNPGSCMLRKASLSPCFGALDPFGWPQPPSLQSVETQSTSSEEMVPSSPSPPPPPRVYKPCFVCNDKSSGYHYGVSSCEGCKGFFRRSIQKNMVYTCHRDKNCQINKVTRNRCQYCRLQKCFEVGMSKEAVRNDRNKKKKDVKEEVVVDSYEMTPELEELIQKVSKAHQETFPSLCQLGKYTTNSSADHRVQLDLGLWDKFSELATKCIIKIVEFAKRLPGFTTLTIADQITLLKAACLDILMLRICTRYTPEQDTMTFSDGLTLNRTQMHNAGFGPLTDLVFAFAGQLLPLEMDDTETGLLSAICLICGDRMDLEEPEKVDKLQEPLLEALKIYARRRRPNKPYMFPRMLMKITDLRGISTKGAERAITLKMEIPGPMPPLIREMLENPEMFEDDSSQPPPSAEPPSSEESPAESKSPEETP; encoded by the exons ATGTACGACTGCGTGGAGGCGTTTGCCGTGGCGCCTCGGCAGCTCTTCGATGTCACCAACCCGGGCTCCTGCATGCTGCGCAAGGCGAGTCTCAGCCCCTGCTTCGGGGCGCTGGACCCCTTCGGCTGGCCCCAGCCGCCCAGCCTGCAAt CCGTGGAGACCCAGAGCACGAGTTCAGAGGAGATGGTGCCCAGCTCGCCctcgccgcccccgcccccccgcgtcTACAAGCCCTGCTTCGTCTGCAACGATAAGTCCTCCGGCTACCACTACGGCGTCAGCTCCTGTGAGGGCTGCAAG GGATTCTTTCGCCGAAGCATCCAGAAAAACATGGTGTACACCTGCCACCGGGACAAGAACTGCCAGATCAACAAGGTGACCCGCAACCGCTGCCAGTATTGTCGGCTCCAGAAGTGTTTCGAGGTCGGCATGTCCAAAGAAG CCGTGCGGAACGACCGGAACAAGAAGAAGAAGGACGTGAAGGAGGAGGTCGTGGTGGACAGCTACGAAATGACGCCCGAGCTGGAGGAGCTGATCCAGAAAGTCAGCAAGGCCCACCAGGAGACCTTCCCCTCGCTGTGCCAGCTGGGCAAATACACCACG AACTCCAGCGCCGATCACCGGGTGCAGCTGGACCTGGGGCTGTGGGACAAGTTCAGTGAACTGGCCACCAAGTGCATCATCAAGATCGTGGAGTTTGCCAAGCGCCTTccaggcttcaccaccctcaccaTCGCCGACCAGATCACGCTGCTCAAGGCCGCCTGCCTGGACATCCTA ATGCTGCGGATCTGCACGCGTTACACGCCAGAGCAGGACACCATGACCTTCTCGGACGGGCTGACCCTGAACCGCACCCAGATGCACAATGCCGGCTTCGGGCCCCTCACCGACCTGGTGTTCGCCTTCGccgggcagctgctgcccctggagATGGACGACACGGAGACCGGCTTGCTCAGCGCCATCTGCCTCATCTGCGGAG ATCGGATGGACCTGGAGGAGCCGGAGAAGGTGGACAAGTTGCAGGAGCCTTTGCTGGAAGCTCTGAAAATCtacgcccgccgccgccgccccaaCAAGCCTTACATGTTcccccgcatgctgatgaaaatcaccGACCTGCGGGGCATCAGCACCAAAG GCGCGGAGCGAGCCATCACCCTGAAGATGGAGATCCCTGGCCCCATGCCCCCCCTCATCCGGGAGATGCTGGAAAACCCCGAAATGTTCGAGGACGACTCGTCGCAGCCGCCCCCATCAGCAGAGCCCCCCAGCTCGGAGGAGAGCCCGGCTGAGAGCAAGAGCCCCGAGGAGACCCCCTAG